The following are from one region of the Siniperca chuatsi isolate FFG_IHB_CAS linkage group LG13, ASM2008510v1, whole genome shotgun sequence genome:
- the mpz gene encoding myelin protein P0 isoform X2, protein MLTFLALASVVLLGIVPEQSQAIVIYTGWERHALVGSDIRLSCSFFSWRWTSEDVTFSWTYRPDGSRDSISIFHYTGGAAYVDNKGPFRDRVEFVGNPGRRDGSILIKNLEFSDNGTFTCDAKNPPDIVGRPSSVRLLVFEKVPIQAGVITGAIIGVVLGLLVLIVVIYYLMRFLVARRVFSLSVSKHGKKKKEGSQQRQGPVPPADPSKIKV, encoded by the exons TACCTGAGCAGTCCCAGGCCATAGTGATTTACACCGGCTGGGAGCGCCACGCACTGGTGGGCTCCGACATCCGGCTGTCCTGTTCCTTCTTCTCCTGGCGCTGGACCTCAGAGGACGTCACCTTCTCCTGGACATACAGGCCCGATGGCTCCCGGGACAGCATCTCT ATCTTTCACTACACTGGTGGTGCCGCCTATGTCGACAACAAGGGCCCGTTCAGGGACCGGGTGGAGTTTGTGGGGAACCCGGGGCGCCGTGACGGCTCCATCCTGATCAAGAACCTGGAGTTCAGTGACAACGGCACCTTCACCTGCGACGCCAAGAACCCCCCTGACATAGTGGGCCGGCCCTCCAGCGTCCGCCTGCTGGTCTTTGAAAAGG TTCCCATCCAGGCTGGTGTGATCACAGGAGCCATCATTGGGGTGGTGCTGGGCCTGCTGGTGCTCATTGTGGTCATCTACTACCTGATGAGGTTCCTGGTGGCGCGCCGCGTCTTCAGCCTCAGTGTCAG CAAACAtggcaagaaaaagaaagagggatcACAGCAGAGACAG GGCCCCGTGCCTCCCGCCGACCCCTCCAAG ATAAAGGTCTGA
- the mpz gene encoding myelin protein P0 isoform X1: MLTFLALASVVLLGIVPEQSQAIVIYTGWERHALVGSDIRLSCSFFSWRWTSEDVTFSWTYRPDGSRDSISIFHYTGGAAYVDNKGPFRDRVEFVGNPGRRDGSILIKNLEFSDNGTFTCDAKNPPDIVGRPSSVRLLVFEKVPIQAGVITGAIIGVVLGLLVLIVVIYYLMRFLVARRVFSLSVSKHGKKKKEGSQQRQGPVPPADPSKVKAAASEKKKQESRKDKK, translated from the exons TACCTGAGCAGTCCCAGGCCATAGTGATTTACACCGGCTGGGAGCGCCACGCACTGGTGGGCTCCGACATCCGGCTGTCCTGTTCCTTCTTCTCCTGGCGCTGGACCTCAGAGGACGTCACCTTCTCCTGGACATACAGGCCCGATGGCTCCCGGGACAGCATCTCT ATCTTTCACTACACTGGTGGTGCCGCCTATGTCGACAACAAGGGCCCGTTCAGGGACCGGGTGGAGTTTGTGGGGAACCCGGGGCGCCGTGACGGCTCCATCCTGATCAAGAACCTGGAGTTCAGTGACAACGGCACCTTCACCTGCGACGCCAAGAACCCCCCTGACATAGTGGGCCGGCCCTCCAGCGTCCGCCTGCTGGTCTTTGAAAAGG TTCCCATCCAGGCTGGTGTGATCACAGGAGCCATCATTGGGGTGGTGCTGGGCCTGCTGGTGCTCATTGTGGTCATCTACTACCTGATGAGGTTCCTGGTGGCGCGCCGCGTCTTCAGCCTCAGTGTCAG CAAACAtggcaagaaaaagaaagagggatcACAGCAGAGACAG GGCCCCGTGCCTCCCGCCGACCCCTCCAAGGTGAAGGCGGCCGCCTCGGAAAAGAAGAAGCAGGAGTCACGCAAGGATAAGAAATAG
- the mpz gene encoding myelin protein P0 isoform X4: MLTFLALASVVLLGIVPEQSQAIVIYTGWERHALVGSDIRLSCSFFSWRWTSEDVTFSWTYRPDGSRDSISIFHYTGGAAYVDNKGPFRDRVEFVGNPGRRDGSILIKNLEFSDNGTFTCDAKNPPDIVGRPSSVRLLVFEKVPIQAGVITGAIIGVVLGLLVLIVVIYYLMRFLVARRVFSLSVSKHGKKKKEGSQQRQIKV; encoded by the exons TACCTGAGCAGTCCCAGGCCATAGTGATTTACACCGGCTGGGAGCGCCACGCACTGGTGGGCTCCGACATCCGGCTGTCCTGTTCCTTCTTCTCCTGGCGCTGGACCTCAGAGGACGTCACCTTCTCCTGGACATACAGGCCCGATGGCTCCCGGGACAGCATCTCT ATCTTTCACTACACTGGTGGTGCCGCCTATGTCGACAACAAGGGCCCGTTCAGGGACCGGGTGGAGTTTGTGGGGAACCCGGGGCGCCGTGACGGCTCCATCCTGATCAAGAACCTGGAGTTCAGTGACAACGGCACCTTCACCTGCGACGCCAAGAACCCCCCTGACATAGTGGGCCGGCCCTCCAGCGTCCGCCTGCTGGTCTTTGAAAAGG TTCCCATCCAGGCTGGTGTGATCACAGGAGCCATCATTGGGGTGGTGCTGGGCCTGCTGGTGCTCATTGTGGTCATCTACTACCTGATGAGGTTCCTGGTGGCGCGCCGCGTCTTCAGCCTCAGTGTCAG CAAACAtggcaagaaaaagaaagagggatcACAGCAGAGACAG ATAAAGGTCTGA
- the mpz gene encoding myelin protein P0 isoform X3: MLTFLALASVVLLGIVPEQSQAIVIYTGWERHALVGSDIRLSCSFFSWRWTSEDVTFSWTYRPDGSRDSISIFHYTGGAAYVDNKGPFRDRVEFVGNPGRRDGSILIKNLEFSDNGTFTCDAKNPPDIVGRPSSVRLLVFEKVPIQAGVITGAIIGVVLGLLVLIVVIYYLMRFLVARRVFSLSVSKHGKKKKEGSQQRQLWTPPPLTCYPLP, encoded by the exons TACCTGAGCAGTCCCAGGCCATAGTGATTTACACCGGCTGGGAGCGCCACGCACTGGTGGGCTCCGACATCCGGCTGTCCTGTTCCTTCTTCTCCTGGCGCTGGACCTCAGAGGACGTCACCTTCTCCTGGACATACAGGCCCGATGGCTCCCGGGACAGCATCTCT ATCTTTCACTACACTGGTGGTGCCGCCTATGTCGACAACAAGGGCCCGTTCAGGGACCGGGTGGAGTTTGTGGGGAACCCGGGGCGCCGTGACGGCTCCATCCTGATCAAGAACCTGGAGTTCAGTGACAACGGCACCTTCACCTGCGACGCCAAGAACCCCCCTGACATAGTGGGCCGGCCCTCCAGCGTCCGCCTGCTGGTCTTTGAAAAGG TTCCCATCCAGGCTGGTGTGATCACAGGAGCCATCATTGGGGTGGTGCTGGGCCTGCTGGTGCTCATTGTGGTCATCTACTACCTGATGAGGTTCCTGGTGGCGCGCCGCGTCTTCAGCCTCAGTGTCAG CAAACAtggcaagaaaaagaaagagggatcACAGCAGAGACAG CTCTGGACACCGCCCCCCCTCACTTGCTACCCCCTCCCCTAA